Proteins from a genomic interval of Zingiber officinale cultivar Zhangliang chromosome 1B, Zo_v1.1, whole genome shotgun sequence:
- the LOC122001966 gene encoding L-gulonolactone oxidase 3-like produces the protein MAAAISVTMLIVAIISGSCPSFTSAKPPAPPVFCDDSGCVVSNAYGAWGDRQQCRTGQAVFPTTEEELRAAVAEAHRKRFKAKAVSGFSHTIPKLACPPSENSVVISTAKYNSRIEVDVANRRVTADAGVGLRDLIDKVEAAGLSLVAAPYWEGVSIGGLISTGSHGSSWWGKGGAVHDHVESLTLVVTAPAAEGYAKVVTLRRGDPLFNAASVSLGLLGIISQVTLSLEPSFKRSITYSFQNDSTFEDQFMDHARKHEFADITWFPSQHQAAFRFDDRVPLNTSGDGFNDFIGFQSTLMVVSMAVRATEKVFDESRNAKGKCVTAATVLAVKKLMANGLKNNNLLFTGYPVTGLQGRMQTSGSCQHSPASDVLISCAWDPRIKGLFFYETTAFFSPQSFKSFILDVKRLRDMNPDNFCGLDNYNGFMIRFVKRSESLLGQPEDSVVVDFNYYRARDPSTPRLNQDLWEEVEQMAFVKYGARPHWAKNRNVAFAGVQGKYPGFKSFLAAVKELDPEGVFQSPWSDEVINDKEAVKSDGCALEGQCICSEDRHCSPAKGYLCQHGLVYEEAKVCRFG, from the exons ATGGCTGCCGCAATATCGGTTACCATGTTGATTGTCGCCATCATCAGCGGATCGTGTCCTTCCTTCACCTCCGCAAAGCCGCCGGCACCGCCCGTTTTCTGCGACGATAGTGGTTGCGTCGTCTCCAACGCCTACGGCGCTTGGGGCGACCGGCAGCAGTGCCGCACCGGCCAAGCAGTCTTTCCTACGACGGAGGAAGAGCTGCGCGCCGCCGTGGCGGAGGCCCATCGGAAGCGGTTTAAGGCCAAGGCGGTGAGCGGCTTCTCCCACACCATCCCCAAGCTCGCGTGCCCGCCGTCGGAGAACTCCGTCGTGATCAGCACCGCCAAGTACAACTCGAGGATCGAG GTGGACGTGGCGAACAGGAGGGTGACGGCGGATGCCGGCGTGGGGCTGCGGGATCTCATCGACAAAGTGGAGGCCGCGGGGCTGAGCCTGGTGGCTGCTCCGTACTGGGAGGGGGTCAGCATCGGCGGGCTCATCAGCACGGGATCGCACGGCAGCTCGTGGTGGGGAAAGGGAGGCGCCGTGCACGACCACGTCGAGAGCCTAACTCTGGTTGTGACGGCGCCGGCAGCAGAAGGGTACGCCAAGGTCGTCACACTCCGGCGTGGGGATCCTCTGTTCAATGCGGCAAGCGTTTCCCTGGGTCTTCTCGGAATCATATCTCAG GTGACATTGTCGTTGGAGCCCAGCTTCAAAAGGAGCATCACCTACTCATTCCAGAACGATTCCACTTTCGAAGACCAGTTCATGGATCACGCCCGGAAGCACGAGTTCGCCGACATCACTTGGTTCCCGTCGCAGCACCAGGCAGCATTCAGGTTCGACGACCGTGTGCCCCTGAACACCTCCGGAGACGGCTTTAATGACTTCATCGGCTTCCAATCGACTCTCATGGTCGTCTCCATGGCAGTTCGAGCAACAG AGAAGGTTTTTGATGAATCAAGAAACGCGAAAGGCAAGTGCGTCACCGCCGCCACGGTGCTAGCGGTCAAGAAACTGATGGCCAACGGCCTCAAGAACAACAACCTGCTCTTCACCGGCTACCCTGTCACCGGCCTCCAAGGCCGGATGCAGACCTCCGGCTCCTGCCAACACTCTCCAGCTTCAGACGTCCTCATTTCCTGCGCGTGGGATCCCAGAATCAAAGGCCTCTTCTTCTACGAGACCACCGCCTTCTTCTCCCCCCAAAGCTTCAAATCCTTCATCCTCGATGTCAAACGGCTCCGCGACATGAATCCGGACAACTTCTGCGGCCTCGACAACTACAACGGCTTCATGATCCGCTTCGTGAAGCGATCGGAGTCCCTGCTGGGGCAGCCGGAGGACTCCGTCGTGGTGGACTTCAACTATTACAGGGCGAGAGACCCCTCGACTCCGAGGCTGAACCAGGACCTGTGGGAGGAGGTGGAGCAGATGGCGTTCGTCAAGTACGGCGCCAGGCCGCACTGGGCTAAAAACAGGAACGTTGCTTTCGCCGGCGTGCAGGGGAAGTACCCGGGGTTTAAGAGTTTTCTGGCGGCCGTGAAGGAATTGGACCCGGAGGGCGTGTTTCAGAGCCCATGGTCCGACGAGGTGATCAACGACAAGGAAGCAGTGAAGAGCGATGGTTGTGCTTTGGAAGGGCAGTGCATTTGCTCAGAGGACCGGCATTGCAGTCCAGCTAAAGGGTACCTTTGTCAACATGGCCTTGTTTACGAGGAAGCTAAGGTGTGTAGGTTCGGCTGA
- the LOC122001881 gene encoding uncharacterized protein LOC122001881: MDRGSIDLVLVPAGLSILFGYHLFLLYRIIRFPHSTVIGFENHNKRAWVQRMLQATPEEASIALQVISSNISASSNLASLSIALSSLIGTWIGSTSKVMMTEVIFGDTSQTTSSVKYVALLTCFLAAFTCFIQSARYFVHASFMMSTLDSDVPVSYVQTAVIRGSDFWSLGLRAMYFATTLLLWIFGPIPMFAGAVLMVTILHFLDTSSTPLHQFRFFHIGSDKRTMRNNSRPASNIHGDPVCNPVSS, encoded by the coding sequence ATGGATAGAGGTTCCATCGATCTCGTGCTTGTACCGGCGGGTCTGTCCATTCTGTTCGGCTatcacctcttccttctctatcGAATCATCAGATTTCCCCATTCCACCGTGATTGGCTTTGAGAACCATAACAAGCGAGCTTGGGTCCAGAGGATGTTGCAGGCAACTCCAGAGGAAGCCAGCATCGCACTCCAGGTGATATCGAGCAACATATCGGCATCCAGCAACCTCGCCTCCCTCTCCATCGCACTCAGCTCCCTCATCGGCACCTGGATAGGGAGCACCTCCAAAGTGATGATGACGGAAGTCATCTTCGGCGACACCAGCCAAACCACCTCCTCCGTCAAGTACGTCGCCCTCCTCACCTGCTTCCTCGCCGCCTTCACTTGCTTCATCCAGTCCGCACGCTACTTCGTGCACGCCAGCTTCATGATGAGCACTCTGGACTCCGATGTCCCGGTCAGCTACGTCCAGACCGCGGTCATCAGGGGCAGCGACTTCTGGTCCTTGGGCCTACGGGCAATGTACTTCGCTACCACGCTGCTTCTCTGGATCTTCGGACCGATTCCCATGTTTGCTGGTGCCGTCTTAATGGTGACGATACTGCATTTTCTCGACACGAGCTCTACGCCCCTGCACCAGTTCAGGTTCTTTCATATTGGCTCGGATAAGAGAACGATGAGGAACAATTCAAGACCTGCAAGTAACATCCATGGCGATCCTGTCTGCAATCCAGTTTCTTCATAA